Proteins encoded in a region of the Populus alba chromosome 13, ASM523922v2, whole genome shotgun sequence genome:
- the LOC118042415 gene encoding probable zinc metalloprotease EGY1, chloroplastic: MGTLTSSSFSTVNLKLCSDLIGKDFRDRTKLKKWKKQSALCFSYKGGISKREVCNFSKIRCFSVNNNNNNNHHNDSEKDVVDNGSDSESGDKYSNLKAALSEEKEERSSTEFGSDKAQASVSSRPPTISPVGPAYNNFQVDSFKLMELLGPEKVDPADVKLIKDKLFGYSTFWVTKEEPFGDLGEGILFLGNLRGNREDVFAKLLSRLAEATGDKYNLFMVEEPNSEAPDPRGGPRVSFGLLRKEVSEPGPTTLWQYVIALLLFLLTTGSSVELGIASQINRLPPEVVKYFTDPNAVEPPDMELLFPFVDSALPLAYGVLGILLFHELGHFLAAFPKKVKLSIPFCIPNITLGSFGAITQFKSIIPDRSTKVDISLAGPFAGAALSFSMFAVGLLLSSNPVAAGDLVQVPSMLFQGSLLLGLISRAILGYAALHASTVSIHPLVIAGWCGLTTTAFNMLPVGCLDGGRAVQGAFGKGALVGFGLTTYTLLGLGVLGGPLSLPWGIYVLICQRAPEKPCLNDVTEVGTWRKAAVTAAIFLVALTLLPVWDELAEELGIGLVSTF, from the exons atGGGAACTTTGACGAGCTCTAGTTTTAGCACAGTGAATTTGAAGCTGTGTTCAGATCTTATAGGCAAAGATTTCAGGGACAGAACTAAGctcaagaaatggaagaaacAGAGCGCTTTATGCTTTTCGTATAAAGGAGGAATTTCAAAGAGAGAGGTTTGTAATTTTAGTAAAATTAGGTGTTTtagtgttaataataataataataataatcatcataaTGATAGTGAAAAAGATGTAGTAGATAATGGTAGTGATAGTGAGAGTggtgataaatattcaaatttgaAAGCGGCGTTGtctgaagagaaagaagagaggagCAGCACTGAGTTTGGTTCGGATAAGGCACAAGCTTCTGTTTCTTCAAGg CCACCAACCATATCTCCAGTTGGACCAGCTTACAACAATTTCCAAGTAGACTCTTTTAAACTGATGGAGCTTCTTGGACCTGAAAAGGTTGATCCAGCAGATGTAAAGCTAATTAAGGACAAGCTTTTTGGTTATTCAACCTTCTGGGTAACAAAGGAAGAGCCATTTGGAGACCTTGGTGAGGGCATTCTTTTCCTAGGAAATTTGAGGGGAAACAGAGAAGATGTTTTTGCCAAACTGCTGAGTCGGCTGGCTGAGGCCACTGGTGATAAATACAATCTATTTATGGTGGAAGAACCCAATTCAGAAGCACCAGACCCTCGTGGTGGGCCACGTGTTAGTTTTGGATTACTACGGAAAGAGGTATCAGAGCCAGGGCCAACAACACTTTGGCAATATGTGATTGCCCTCTTGTTATTCCTTTTAACTACTGGATCTTCTGTGGAGTTAGGGATTGCATCTCAG ATCAATCGCCTTCCTCCAGAGGTAGTAAAGTACTTCACAGATCCAAATGCTGTTGAACCACCAGATATGGAGCTGTTGTTCCCATTTGTGGATTCTGCTTTGCCTTTAGCTTATGGTGTTTTGgggattcttttgtttcat GAATTGGGGCACTTTCTTGCTGCTTTCCCGAAGAAAGTAAAACTAAGCATTCCATTCTGCATACCTAACATTACTCTTGGAAGCTTTGGTGCAATCACTCAG ttCAAATCTATTATTCCTGATCGGAGTACAAAAGTTGACATTTCCCTTGCCGGACCATTTGCTGGTGCTGCTCTCTCTTTCTCAATGTTTGCTGTTGGTCTGTTGCTTTCATCAAATCCAGTTGCAGCTGGAGATTTGGTACAAGTTCCAAGCATGCTGTTTCAAGGCTCTTTGCTTCTTGGACTAATTAGTAGAGCCATTCTTGGTTATGC AGCACTGCATGCTTCAACGGTTTCCATTCATCCTCTAGTGATTGCAGGCTG GTGTGGATTAACCACAACAGCTTTTAATATGCTTCCAGTAGGGTGCCTTGATGGTGGAAGAGCTGTTCAG GGTGCTTTTGGGAAAGGTGCACTAGTTGGGTTTGGCTTGACAACTTACACATTGCTTGGTTTAGGAGTG CTTGGCGGGCCATTGTCACTTCCCTGGGGGATATACGTCTTGATATGTCAG AGGGCACCAGAAAAACCATGCCTGAATGACGTGACGGAGGTTGGAACATGGAGGAAAGCAGCTGTTACAGCGGCTATTTTCCTTGTTGCCTTGACACTTCTTCCAGTATGGGATGAGCTTGCAGAAGAGTTGGGTATAGGTCTCGTTAGCACATTTTGA